One Archocentrus centrarchus isolate MPI-CPG fArcCen1 chromosome 10, fArcCen1, whole genome shotgun sequence genomic region harbors:
- the mid1ip1l gene encoding mid1-interacting protein 1-like yields the protein MMQISSDSVGNKHSLINVMHRFIAATNNMDETIMVPSLLRDMPLDEHQANNNEPPCSDKQRDMYEHYLLLKSIKNDMEWGLLKREVSSGASFLEMAVKREEQQQNGDMHMDDNSDLEHQFHYHLRGLFGVLSKLTMQADHLTNRYKREIGGGNFMR from the coding sequence ATGATGCAGATCAGCAGCGACTCTGTCGGCAACAAGCACTCCCTCATTAACGTCATGCACCGCTTCATAGCGGCCACCAACAACATGGACGAGACAATCATGGTGCCGAGTCTGCTGCGAGACATGCCGCTGGACGAGCATCAGGCCAACAACAACGAACCGCCGTGCAGCGACAAGCAGAGGGACATGTACGAGCACTACCTGCTCCTCAAGTCCATAAAAAACGACATGGAGTGGGGTCTGCTGAAGAGGGAGGTGAGCAGCGGTGCCAGCTTCCTGGAGATGGCGGTGAAGcgggaagagcagcagcagaacgGAGACATGCACATGGATGACAACTCTGACCTGGAGCATCAGTTTCATTATCACCTCAGAGGACTATTTGGCGTGCTGTCCAAGCTGACCATGCAGGCAGATCACCTCACCAACCGGTACAAGAGGGAAATCGGAGGAGGAAACTTCATGAGATAG